One window of Chionomys nivalis chromosome 18, mChiNiv1.1, whole genome shotgun sequence genomic DNA carries:
- the Ppm1j gene encoding protein phosphatase 1J yields MLNRVRSAVAHLVSSGGTPSQRPKSPDLPNESSTPPAASEKPKSPPARPGSEVRAPLKTAETRASFSRPTFLQLSPGGLRRADDHTGRAVQSPPDTGRRLPWSTGYAEVINAGKSRHNEDQACCEVVYVESRRGVSGAPREPPRNQGLCFYYWGLFDGHAGGGAAEMASRLLHRHIREQLKDLVEILQDPLPPPLCLPSTPGTPGFSDPSHVVSSQSCWSPQKEVTHESLVVGAIENAFQLMDEQMARERRGHQVEGGCCALVVMYLLGKMYVANAGDSRAIIIRNGEIIPMSREFTPETERQRLQLLGFLKPELLGSEFTHLEFPRRVQPKELGQRMLYRDQNMTGWAYKKIELEDLRFPLVCGEGKKARVMATIGVTRGLGDHNLKVCSSTLPIKPFLSCFPEVRVYDLTQYEHCPDDVLVLGTDGLWDVTSDCEVAATVDRVLSAYEPNDPSRYTALAQALVLGARGIPRDRGWRLPNNKLGSGDDISVFVIPLGGPGSYS; encoded by the exons ATGCTAAACCGGGTGCGCTCGGCTGTGGCGCACCTGGTGAGCTCGGGTGGCACTCCGTCCCAGCGCCCTAAGTCTCCCGATCTGCCCAACGAGAGCTCCACGCCGCCTGCCGCCTCAGAAAAGCCTAAGAGCCCCCCGGCGAGGCCTGGGAGCGAGGTCAGGGCACCCCTGAAGACCGCAGAGACTCGGGCGAGCTTCTCCAGACCCACCTTTCTTCAGCTGAGCCCCGGGGGGCTGCGACGCGCGGACGACCACACAGGCCGGGCTGTGCAAAGCCCCCCGGACACCGGTCGCCGCCTGCCCTGGAGCACAGGCTATGCCGA GGTTATCAATGCTGGCAAGAGCAGGCACAATGAGGACCAGGCGTGCTGTGAAGTCGTGTATGTGGAAAGCCGGAGGGGCGTTTCCGGGGCCCCCAGGGAGCCTCCCCGGAaccag GGACTCTGCTTCTACTACTGGGGCCTGTTTGACGGGCATGCTGGTGGCGGAGCCGCTGAAATGGCTTCCCGGCTCCTGCATCGCCACATCCGGGAGCAGCTGAAGGATCTAGTAGAAATACTTCAGGACCCCTTGCCACCTCCCCTCTGTCTCCCATCCACTCCAGGAACCCCAGGTTTCTCAGATCCGTCACACGTGGTCAGCTCTCAGTCCTGctggtctccacagaaggaagtAACCCACGAGAGCCTGGTAGTAGGGGCCATCGAGAATGCCTTCCAGCTCatg GATGAGCAGATGGCTCGGGAGCGGCGTGGCCACCAAGTGGAGGGGGGCTGCTGCGCGCTGGTCGTGATGTACCTGCTAGGCAAGATGTATGTGGCCAATGCAGGTGACAGCAG GGCCATCATTATCCGGAATGGTGAAATCATTCCAATGTCCCGGGAGTTCACACCAGAGACGGAGCGCCAGCGTCTTCAGCTGCTT GGCTTCCTGAAGCCAGAACTGCTAGGCAGTGAGTTCACCCACCTGGAGTTCCCCCGAAGAGTTCAGCCCAAGGAGCTGGGGCAGAGGATGTTGTACAGAGATCAGAATATGACTGGCTG GGCCTACAAAAAGATTGAGCTGGAGGATCTCAGGTTTCCTCTGGTCTGTGGGGAGGGCAAAAAG GCCCGGGTCATGGCCACCATCGGGGTGACCCGAGGCCTGGGAGACCACAACCTTAAGGTCTGCAGCTCCACTCTGCCCATCAAGCCTTTTCTCTCCTGCTTCCCCGAG gTACGCGTGTACGACCTGACGCAGTATGAGCACTGTCCAGATGATGTGTTAGTGCTGGGCACGGATGGCCTATGGGATGTGACCAGTGACTGTGAGGTAGCCGCCACTGTGGACAGGGTGCTGTCGGCCTATGAGCCCAATGATCCCAGCAG GTATACAGCTCTGGCCCAAGCTCTGGTCCTGGGGGCCCGGGGTATCCCCCGGGACCGTGGCTGGCGTCTCCCCAACAACAAGCTGGGTTCCGGGGATGACATCTCGGTCTTCGTCATCCCCCTGGGGGGGCCAGGCAGTTACTCCTGA
- the Rhoc gene encoding rho-related GTP-binding protein RhoC, whose translation MAAIRKKLVIVGDGACGKTCLLIVFSKDQFPEVYVPTVFENYIADIEVDGKQVELALWDTAGQEDYDRLRPLSYPDTDVILMCFSIDSPDSLENIPEKWTPEVKHFCPNVPIILVGNKKDLRQDEHTRRELAKMKQEPVRSEEGRDMANRISAFGYLECSAKTKEGVREVFEMATRAGLQVRKNKRRRGCPIL comes from the exons ATGGCTGCAATACGGAAGAAGCTGGTGATCGTGGGCGACGGGGCCTGTGGGAAGACCTGCCTTCTCATTGTCTTCAGCAAGGATCAGTTCCCGGAGGTCTATGTCCCTACAGTCTTCGAGAACTACATCGCAGACATTGAAGTGGATGGCAAGCAG GTGGAGCTGGCTCTGTGGGACACAGCAGGGCAAGAAGACTACGATCGCCTCCGGCCTCTGTCCTACCCGGACACTGACGTCATCCTCATGTGTTTCTCCATTGACAGTCCTGACAGCCTGG AAAACATTCCAGAGAAGTGGACCCCGGAGGTGAAGCACTTTTGCCCCAATGTGCCCATCATCCTGGTGGGGAATAAGAAGGATCTGAGGCAAGATGAGCACACCAGAAGGGAGCTGGCCAAGATGAAACAG gaaccTGTTCGATCTGAGGAAGGCCGGGACATGGCAAACAGGATCAGTGCCTTTGGCTACCTTGAGTGCTCAGCCAAGACTAAGGAAGGGGTGCGGGAGGTATTTGAGATGGCCACTCGGGCTGGCCTACAGGTCCGCAAGAATAAGCGCCGGAGGGGCTGTCCCATTCTCTGA